A single region of the Enterobacter cloacae complex sp. R_G8 genome encodes:
- a CDS encoding amino acid ABC transporter ATP-binding protein: MSQITMTPADAMITLENVNKWYGQFHVLKDINLKVKQGERIVLCGPSGSGKSTTIRCINHLEEHQQGRIVVDGIELNEDIRNIERVRQEVGMVFQHFNLFPHLTVLQNCTLAPIWVRKMPKKEAEALAMHYLERVRIAEHANKFPGQISGGQQQRVAIARSLCMKPKIMLFDEPTSALDPEMVKEVLDTMIGLAQSGMTMLCVTHEMGFARTVADRVIFMDRGEIVEQAPPDEFFAHPKSERTRAFLSQVIH; this comes from the coding sequence ATGAGCCAAATTACTATGACACCCGCCGACGCGATGATTACGCTGGAAAACGTGAATAAATGGTACGGGCAGTTTCATGTCCTGAAAGATATCAATCTTAAGGTCAAGCAGGGCGAACGTATTGTACTTTGCGGCCCTTCCGGGTCCGGAAAATCGACAACCATTCGCTGCATCAATCACCTTGAGGAACATCAGCAGGGGCGTATTGTTGTGGATGGTATCGAGCTGAATGAAGATATTCGCAATATCGAACGCGTGCGTCAGGAAGTCGGGATGGTGTTTCAGCACTTTAACCTGTTCCCCCATCTGACGGTTCTGCAGAACTGTACGCTTGCGCCGATTTGGGTACGCAAAATGCCGAAAAAGGAAGCTGAAGCGTTAGCGATGCACTATCTGGAACGTGTACGTATTGCTGAACACGCCAATAAATTTCCAGGACAGATATCGGGTGGCCAGCAGCAGCGTGTGGCAATCGCCCGTTCCCTGTGCATGAAGCCCAAAATTATGCTGTTTGATGAACCAACTTCAGCGCTGGATCCAGAGATGGTAAAAGAAGTTCTGGATACCATGATTGGGCTGGCGCAATCCGGAATGACTATGCTGTGTGTAACTCACGAAATGGGGTTCGCCAGAACCGTGGCTGACCGGGTGATCTTTATGGATCGAGGTGAAATTGTCGAGCAGGCGCCGCCGGATGAGTTCTTTGCCCATCCTAAATCAGAACGTACGCGCGCTTTCCTGTCGCAGGTGATTCATTAA
- a CDS encoding amino acid ABC transporter permease, protein MTKAILSHSSRPAHSTGGRFILWARKNLFSSWSNSLLTIVCLWLMWELIPPLVNWAFLQANWVGSTRADCTKAGACWVFIHERFGQFMYGLYPHEQRWRINLALVIGLLSIAVMFLKTLPQRGRYIACWAVVYPVVVWVLLYGGFLGLERVETRQWGGLTLTLIIASVGIAGALPWGILLALGRRSKMPVVRVLSVIFIEFWRGVPLITVLFMSSVMLPLFMAEGTTIDKLIRALVGVILFQSAYVAEVVRGGLQALPKGQYEAAESLALGYWKTQGLVILPQALKLVIPGLVNTIIALFKDTSLVIIIGLFDLFSSVQQATVDPVWLGMSTEGYVFAALIYWIFCFSMSRYSQHLEKRFNTGRTPH, encoded by the coding sequence ATGACTAAAGCGATATTGTCGCACTCCTCGCGTCCTGCCCACTCGACAGGTGGACGTTTTATTCTCTGGGCGCGTAAGAATCTGTTCTCCAGCTGGAGTAACAGCCTGCTGACGATTGTTTGCCTGTGGCTTATGTGGGAGTTGATCCCGCCACTCGTTAACTGGGCTTTCTTGCAGGCTAACTGGGTTGGTTCAACCCGGGCAGACTGTACCAAAGCAGGGGCTTGCTGGGTGTTTATCCACGAGCGTTTTGGTCAGTTCATGTATGGGTTGTATCCACACGAACAGCGCTGGCGGATTAATCTGGCGCTTGTCATTGGCCTCCTCTCCATCGCCGTCATGTTCCTGAAAACGCTGCCGCAACGCGGACGGTACATCGCCTGCTGGGCGGTGGTGTATCCGGTTGTTGTGTGGGTACTGCTGTACGGTGGTTTTCTGGGGCTGGAACGCGTGGAAACCCGACAGTGGGGCGGGTTAACGCTGACGCTGATTATTGCTTCTGTGGGGATCGCAGGCGCACTGCCATGGGGCATTCTGCTGGCACTTGGGCGTCGCTCAAAAATGCCCGTTGTCCGCGTGCTTTCCGTTATTTTCATTGAGTTCTGGCGTGGTGTACCGCTTATCACCGTTCTGTTCATGTCTTCAGTCATGTTGCCACTGTTTATGGCAGAAGGCACGACGATAGACAAACTGATCCGTGCCCTGGTGGGGGTCATTCTGTTCCAGTCTGCCTACGTTGCGGAAGTAGTACGTGGTGGTCTGCAGGCATTACCTAAAGGACAGTATGAAGCAGCGGAATCACTCGCACTCGGCTACTGGAAAACACAGGGGCTGGTCATCCTCCCGCAAGCGCTCAAGCTGGTTATCCCGGGGCTGGTGAACACCATCATCGCCCTCTTCAAAGATACCAGCCTGGTAATCATCATCGGATTGTTCGATCTCTTTAGCAGCGTGCAGCAGGCAACGGTTGACCCTGTCTGGCTTGGCATGTCCACCGAGGGTTATGTCTTTGCTGCTCTGATCTACTGGATCTTTTGTTTTAGCATGTCGCGCTATAGCCAGCATCTGGAAAAGCGCTTTAACACCGGGCGTACACCGCACTGA
- a CDS encoding amino acid ABC transporter permease: MSHRRSPVKGSLSFSHPAVRAWLFQIIAILAVVLIAIYLIHNTVTNLNNRGITSGFAFLDRSAGFGIVQHLIDYQEGDTYGRVFLVGLLNTLLVSALCIVFASILGFFIGLARLSENWLLRKLSTIYIETFRNIPPLLQIFFWYFAVLRNLPGPRQAVDAFDLFFLSNRGLYIPSPELAEGMYAFIAAIIIALALSAGLFRYNRKHQIKTGQLRKTWPIAALLIIGLPLLTHWLFGAALHWDVPHLRGFNFQGGMVLIPELAALTLALSIYTSAFIAEIIRAGIQAVPHGQHEAARSLGLPHTVTLRQVIIPQALRVIIPPLTSQYLNIVKNSSLAAAIGYPDMVSLFAGTVLNQTGQAIETIAITMSVYLIISLAISLLMNLYNRRIALVER, from the coding sequence ATGTCCCATCGCCGCTCCCCCGTAAAAGGATCGCTATCCTTTTCTCATCCCGCGGTCCGCGCCTGGCTATTCCAGATTATTGCCATTCTTGCGGTTGTTCTTATCGCCATTTATTTGATTCATAACACGGTTACCAATCTGAATAATCGCGGTATTACCTCCGGCTTTGCTTTTCTGGATCGCAGTGCGGGTTTTGGCATTGTTCAGCATCTTATTGACTATCAGGAAGGCGATACGTACGGACGCGTGTTCCTGGTCGGTTTACTCAATACACTGCTGGTATCTGCACTGTGTATTGTGTTTGCGTCTATTCTGGGCTTTTTTATTGGCCTTGCTCGCCTCTCAGAAAACTGGCTGCTGCGAAAGCTGTCCACCATTTACATTGAGACGTTCCGTAATATCCCGCCACTGCTACAGATCTTTTTCTGGTATTTCGCCGTACTGCGTAACCTTCCTGGTCCACGTCAGGCTGTCGATGCCTTCGATCTGTTTTTCCTGAGCAACCGTGGTCTCTATATTCCTTCACCTGAACTCGCAGAAGGGATGTATGCTTTTATCGCCGCGATCATCATCGCGCTCGCCCTCTCTGCCGGGCTGTTTCGCTATAACCGCAAACATCAGATCAAAACCGGGCAGCTTCGCAAGACATGGCCCATTGCGGCGCTCCTGATCATCGGTCTGCCGCTACTGACACACTGGCTATTTGGTGCCGCGTTACACTGGGATGTGCCACATCTGCGGGGCTTTAACTTCCAGGGCGGGATGGTGTTAATTCCTGAACTGGCGGCCCTGACGCTGGCCCTTTCCATTTATACGTCCGCGTTTATCGCCGAAATTATTCGGGCGGGGATCCAGGCAGTTCCGCATGGACAGCACGAGGCAGCCCGCTCCCTGGGGTTACCTCATACGGTGACGCTTCGACAGGTCATTATTCCGCAGGCGTTACGGGTCATCATTCCGCCCCTGACCAGCCAGTACCTCAATATTGTCAAAAACTCGTCGCTGGCGGCCGCTATTGGCTACCCGGATATGGTGTCACTCTTCGCCGGCACCGTGCTTAACCAGACCGGACAGGCCATTGAAACCATTGCCATCACCATGTCTGTCTATCTGATTATCAGCCTGGCGATCTCACTGCTGATGAACCTGTATAACCGTCGTATAGCACTGGTCGAGCGCTAA
- a CDS encoding amino acid ABC transporter substrate-binding protein, with the protein MKKTMIASLTAAGMLFAVAGQAHAGTTLDAVKKKGFVQCGISDGLPGFSYADANGKFTGIDVDVCRGVAAAVFGDDSKVKYTPLTAKERFTALQSGEVDMLSRNTTWTSSRDAGMGMSFTGVTYYDGIGFLTHNKAGLKSAKELDGATVCIQAGTDTELNVADYFKANNMKYTPVTFDRSDESAKALESGRCDTLASDQSQLYALRIKLSNPAEWIVLPEVISKEPLGPVVRRGDEDWFSIVRWTLFAMLNAEEMGISSKNVDEKAAKPSTPDMAHLLGTEGDFGKDLKLDNKWAYNIIKQVGNYAEIFERNVGSESPLKIKRGQNNLWNNGGIQYAPPVR; encoded by the coding sequence ATGAAAAAGACGATGATAGCCAGCCTGACCGCCGCGGGCATGTTGTTTGCTGTTGCGGGTCAGGCCCATGCGGGCACGACGCTGGATGCCGTTAAAAAGAAAGGTTTTGTTCAATGCGGTATTAGCGATGGTTTGCCTGGCTTCTCTTATGCCGATGCGAACGGCAAATTTACCGGTATCGATGTTGACGTCTGCCGGGGCGTCGCCGCTGCCGTTTTTGGTGATGACAGCAAAGTAAAATATACCCCGCTGACGGCAAAAGAACGTTTCACCGCGCTGCAGTCCGGCGAAGTTGACATGCTCTCACGTAATACCACCTGGACCTCCTCCCGTGACGCGGGCATGGGGATGTCTTTCACCGGTGTCACCTATTATGACGGCATCGGTTTCCTGACCCACAATAAAGCGGGCCTGAAAAGCGCCAAAGAGCTGGATGGTGCGACCGTTTGTATTCAGGCAGGTACCGATACTGAACTTAACGTCGCGGATTATTTCAAAGCGAACAACATGAAGTACACGCCGGTGACATTCGATCGCTCTGATGAATCAGCCAAAGCGCTGGAATCAGGCCGTTGCGATACGCTGGCTTCTGACCAGTCGCAACTCTACGCGCTGCGTATCAAGCTGAGCAACCCGGCAGAGTGGATTGTCCTGCCTGAAGTGATCTCCAAAGAGCCTCTTGGGCCCGTCGTTCGCCGTGGCGACGAAGACTGGTTCTCTATCGTTCGCTGGACCCTGTTTGCCATGTTGAACGCCGAAGAGATGGGCATCAGTTCGAAAAACGTCGATGAGAAAGCCGCCAAACCATCCACCCCGGATATGGCACACCTGCTGGGCACGGAAGGCGATTTTGGCAAGGATCTGAAGCTGGATAACAAGTGGGCGTACAACATCATTAAACAGGTAGGCAACTACGCTGAGATCTTTGAGCGCAACGTAGGCTCGGAAAGCCCGCTGAAGATCAAACGCGGCCAGAACAATCTCTGGAATAACGGCGGTATTCAGTACGCACCGCCAGTACGTTAA
- a CDS encoding lipoprotein, which produces MKRFISVALLAALLAGCAHDSPCVPVYDDQGRLVHTNTCMKGTTQDNWETAGAIAGGAAAVAGLTLGIVALTR; this is translated from the coding sequence ATGAAAAGATTCATTTCCGTTGCACTACTCGCTGCGCTGCTGGCTGGATGCGCGCACGACTCTCCATGTGTACCGGTATACGACGATCAGGGCCGACTGGTTCATACCAATACCTGTATGAAAGGCACCACTCAGGATAACTGGGAAACAGCAGGTGCTATCGCCGGCGGTGCTGCCGCTGTAGCGGGCTTAACGCTGGGTATTGTTGCCCTGACCCGGTAA
- a CDS encoding efflux RND transporter permease subunit, whose amino-acid sequence MANFFIQRPVFAWVLAIILMIAGGLAILKLPVAQYPTIAPPAVAITATYPGADAQTVQDTVTQVIEQNMNGVDNLMYMSSTSDSAGNVTLTLTFESGTDPDIAQVQVQNKLQLAMPLLPQEVQQQGIGVKKASSSFLLVAGFVSDNKNLSQDDISDYVASNVKDAISRTTGVGDVQLFGAQYAMRIWLDSNAMNKYQLTPLDIINQLKTQNDQIAAGQLGGTPSVPGQQLNASIIAQTRLKSPEEFGRVTLKVNQDGSMVHLKDVARIELGGENYNMVTKINGQAATGLGIKLATGANALDTAAAIKSKLAQLQQFFPQGLKVVYPYDTTPFVKISIHEVVKTLFEAIILVFLVMYLFLQNLRATLIPTIAVPVVLLGTFAVLAAFGFSINTLTMFGMVLAIGLLVDDAIVVVENVERVMVEDKLPPKEATQKSMEQIQGALVGIAMVLSAVFIPMAFFGGSTGAIYRQFSLTIVSAMALSVLVALILTPALCATLLKPVSGDHHEKKGGFFGWFNALFDKSVEHYSNSVSGILRKTGRYLVVYIIIVGGMAVLFLRLPTSFLPEEDQGVFMTMVQLPAGATQTRTQQVLDQVQNYYLNNEKANVESVFTVNGFSFSGQGQNAGIAFVSLKPWEARPGAENSVEAIVGRATKAFSQIKDGLVFPFNLPAIIELGTATGFDFELIDQANLGHTQLTQARNKLLGLVKAHPDMLVRVRPNGLEDTPQFKLDVDQEKAQALGISLSDVNQTISTALGGTYVNDFIDHGRVKKVYVQADARFRMLPGDINNLYVRSANGEMVPFSAFSTSRWVYGSPRLERYNGVPSMEIIGESAPGKSTGEAMALMESLAAKLPSGIGFDWTGMSYQERLSGNQAPALYAISLIVVFLCLAALYESWSIPFSVMLVVPLGVIGAFIAASLRGLNNDVYFQVGLLTTIGLSAKNAILIVEFAKDLMEKEGKGIIEATLEASRMRLRPILMTSLAFILGVMPLVISTGAGSGAQNAVGTGVMGGMLSATLLAIFFVPVFFVVVRRRFTRHKAC is encoded by the coding sequence ATGGCTAATTTCTTTATCCAGAGGCCGGTTTTCGCCTGGGTTCTCGCCATCATTTTGATGATTGCTGGTGGGCTGGCGATCCTCAAACTGCCCGTCGCGCAGTATCCGACTATCGCCCCACCCGCGGTTGCCATAACCGCGACCTATCCCGGCGCAGATGCCCAGACGGTGCAGGATACCGTGACGCAGGTTATCGAACAGAACATGAACGGCGTCGATAACCTGATGTATATGTCATCCACCAGCGACTCTGCAGGTAACGTCACCCTTACCCTGACGTTTGAGTCAGGTACAGACCCGGACATCGCGCAGGTTCAGGTCCAGAACAAACTTCAGCTCGCCATGCCGCTGTTGCCGCAGGAGGTCCAGCAACAAGGGATCGGCGTTAAAAAAGCCAGCAGCAGCTTCCTGCTGGTTGCCGGCTTTGTTTCCGACAATAAAAATCTCTCGCAGGACGACATCTCTGACTATGTCGCCTCGAATGTGAAAGATGCGATTAGCCGAACCACGGGGGTGGGTGATGTTCAGCTGTTTGGTGCCCAGTATGCGATGCGTATCTGGCTCGACAGCAACGCAATGAACAAATATCAGCTGACGCCGCTGGACATTATTAATCAACTGAAAACCCAGAACGATCAGATTGCGGCAGGCCAGTTAGGTGGCACACCGTCTGTACCGGGCCAGCAGCTGAACGCCTCGATCATTGCGCAAACCCGCCTGAAATCACCGGAAGAGTTTGGCCGCGTGACGCTGAAGGTGAACCAGGACGGCTCGATGGTGCATTTGAAGGACGTGGCACGCATTGAACTGGGTGGCGAAAACTACAATATGGTGACCAAAATCAACGGGCAGGCTGCAACTGGCCTGGGGATTAAGCTGGCAACCGGTGCAAATGCGCTGGATACGGCTGCAGCCATCAAGAGCAAGCTGGCCCAGCTACAGCAATTCTTCCCACAAGGTCTGAAGGTGGTTTATCCGTACGACACCACACCGTTTGTGAAGATCTCGATTCACGAAGTGGTGAAAACCCTGTTTGAAGCGATCATTCTCGTCTTCCTGGTGATGTATCTGTTTCTGCAAAACCTGCGCGCGACGCTTATCCCCACTATCGCGGTGCCGGTTGTTTTGCTGGGAACCTTCGCGGTGCTGGCGGCATTCGGGTTCTCCATCAATACCCTGACGATGTTCGGGATGGTGCTGGCAATAGGCTTGCTGGTTGATGATGCCATTGTGGTCGTTGAGAACGTCGAACGCGTGATGGTAGAGGACAAACTGCCGCCAAAAGAGGCGACACAGAAGTCGATGGAACAGATCCAGGGTGCTCTGGTGGGGATTGCCATGGTGCTCTCGGCGGTCTTTATTCCGATGGCATTTTTCGGTGGTTCAACCGGGGCCATCTATCGCCAGTTTTCACTGACCATCGTTTCGGCAATGGCGCTCTCCGTGTTGGTCGCCCTGATCCTGACCCCCGCGCTGTGCGCCACCCTGCTTAAACCGGTATCCGGCGATCACCACGAAAAAAAAGGCGGTTTCTTTGGCTGGTTTAATGCGCTTTTTGACAAGAGCGTGGAGCATTACAGCAACAGCGTGAGCGGTATTTTGCGCAAGACCGGACGCTATCTGGTGGTGTACATCATTATCGTCGGTGGCATGGCGGTACTGTTTCTGCGTTTACCCACCTCCTTCCTGCCCGAAGAGGACCAGGGCGTATTTATGACGATGGTTCAGCTTCCGGCCGGTGCAACCCAGACGCGCACGCAGCAGGTTCTCGACCAGGTACAGAACTATTACCTGAATAACGAAAAGGCCAACGTCGAATCCGTCTTTACGGTAAATGGTTTTAGCTTTAGCGGTCAGGGCCAGAACGCCGGAATTGCCTTCGTCAGCCTGAAACCCTGGGAAGCGCGACCGGGCGCGGAAAATAGCGTTGAAGCAATTGTTGGCCGCGCGACAAAAGCCTTCAGCCAGATAAAAGACGGTCTCGTATTTCCGTTCAACCTGCCTGCGATTATCGAGCTGGGAACTGCAACGGGCTTCGACTTTGAACTGATTGACCAGGCAAATCTGGGCCATACCCAGCTGACTCAGGCACGGAATAAATTGCTCGGACTGGTGAAAGCACACCCTGACATGCTGGTACGCGTGCGCCCCAACGGTCTTGAAGATACCCCTCAGTTTAAACTGGATGTCGACCAGGAGAAGGCTCAGGCGCTGGGTATCAGTCTTTCTGATGTCAACCAGACCATTTCGACGGCATTAGGGGGAACCTATGTAAATGACTTTATCGATCATGGACGGGTGAAAAAAGTGTATGTTCAGGCCGATGCGCGCTTCCGTATGCTGCCCGGGGACATCAACAACCTCTATGTACGCAGCGCGAATGGCGAAATGGTGCCTTTCTCCGCCTTTAGTACCTCTCGCTGGGTATACGGTTCCCCTCGCCTGGAGCGTTACAACGGAGTGCCATCCATGGAGATTATTGGTGAGTCTGCACCCGGTAAAAGTACCGGAGAGGCAATGGCACTGATGGAGAGTCTTGCTGCAAAACTGCCTTCCGGCATCGGCTTTGACTGGACAGGAATGTCTTATCAGGAGCGACTGTCCGGAAACCAGGCTCCTGCCCTGTATGCCATTTCACTGATTGTGGTGTTCCTGTGCCTGGCTGCCCTTTACGAAAGCTGGTCCATCCCATTCTCAGTGATGCTGGTGGTGCCGTTGGGGGTCATTGGGGCCTTTATTGCGGCATCGTTACGTGGCTTAAATAATGACGTCTATTTCCAGGTAGGTCTGCTGACAACGATTGGTTTGTCGGCCAAAAACGCCATTCTGATCGTCGAGTTTGCTAAAGATCTGATGGAAAAAGAGGGTAAAGGCATAATCGAAGCCACGCTTGAGGCCTCAAGGATGCGCCTTCGCCCAATTCTGATGACCTCGCTGGCCTTTATTCTCGGCGTTATGCCGCTGGTGATCAGCACTGGTGCCGGGAGCGGTGCGCAAAACGCAGTCGGGACAGGGGTAATGGGAGGCATGCTTTCTGCGACGCTTCTGGCTATCTTCTTCGTGCCTGTTTTCTTTGTGGTTGTCCGAAGACGGTTTACCCGCCACAAAGCGTGTTGA
- a CDS encoding efflux RND transporter periplasmic adaptor subunit → MTNHFRRLSLTGFIVCAALLTGCDGQENQQHQPQPPQVSVHIVKSAPLNVTTELPGRTDAFRVAEVRPQVSGIILRRNFTEGSDVKAGQSLYQIDPASYQAAYDNAKGELAKAQAAANIAHLTVKRYLPLVGTQYVSKQEYDQAVATAQQADASVVAAKAGVESARINLAYTKVTSPVDGRIGKSSVTEGALVTNGQANAMATVQQLDPMYVDVTQSSNDFMRLKQTSLQKGETTSTVELLMENGQPYPLKGTLQFSDVTVDESTGSITLRAIFPNPQHLLLPGMFVRARINEGTQPNAILVPQQGVTRTPRGDATVLIVNAKNQVESRTVVASQAIGDRWLITEGLKDGDRVIVSGLQKVRPGATVVATPDTSTTPAG, encoded by the coding sequence ATGACGAATCATTTCAGACGCTTATCCTTAACCGGTTTTATTGTCTGCGCCGCACTGCTTACCGGATGCGATGGGCAGGAAAACCAACAACATCAACCGCAGCCTCCTCAGGTGAGTGTACATATTGTTAAAAGTGCCCCCCTGAATGTCACTACAGAGCTTCCTGGCAGAACCGATGCGTTTCGCGTTGCGGAAGTGCGTCCTCAGGTTAGCGGTATTATCCTGCGTCGCAATTTCACCGAAGGCAGCGATGTCAAAGCTGGTCAGTCACTTTATCAGATCGATCCCGCCAGCTATCAGGCGGCGTATGACAACGCAAAAGGGGAGCTGGCGAAAGCCCAGGCGGCAGCCAATATTGCGCACCTGACGGTGAAACGTTATCTCCCGCTCGTGGGCACACAGTATGTCAGTAAGCAGGAGTACGACCAGGCCGTCGCGACGGCTCAGCAGGCGGATGCCAGCGTCGTTGCCGCAAAAGCAGGGGTTGAAAGCGCACGCATCAACCTCGCCTATACCAAAGTCACCTCTCCCGTCGATGGTCGCATTGGTAAATCCAGCGTGACCGAGGGAGCACTTGTCACCAACGGCCAGGCAAACGCCATGGCAACGGTACAGCAGCTGGATCCGATGTATGTCGATGTCACCCAGTCCAGCAATGATTTTATGCGTCTGAAGCAGACAAGCCTGCAAAAAGGTGAGACCACCAGCACCGTCGAGCTGTTGATGGAGAATGGTCAGCCTTATCCGCTAAAAGGGACGCTGCAGTTTTCCGACGTGACGGTTGATGAAAGCACCGGCTCCATCACCCTGCGGGCGATTTTCCCGAATCCACAGCACCTGCTGTTACCGGGCATGTTTGTACGTGCCCGCATTAATGAGGGTACACAGCCGAATGCGATTCTGGTTCCCCAGCAAGGCGTGACCCGCACACCGCGTGGGGATGCAACCGTCCTGATTGTTAACGCCAAAAACCAGGTCGAGTCACGCACCGTCGTTGCATCCCAGGCCATTGGCGATCGCTGGCTGATCACGGAAGGACTGAAAGACGGTGACCGCGTGATTGTCAGTGGGTTACAAAAAGTCAGGCCTGGGGCTACCGTCGTCGCCACACCCGATACCTCTACAACTCCAGCCGGTTAA
- the envR gene encoding acrEF/envCD operon transcriptional regulator, whose product MVRKKKAEAQQTRQQLIEAAIGQFATRGVANTTLTDIADAAKVTRGAVYWHFSSKAEIFNAIWEQQLPLRDIIRDRLSLSANADPLLMLREQFITALQYIAHEPRQCALLQILYHKCEFASDMISEYEIRKRIGFNDDALRATLETCISRNIISAQMNVDLTLIVFHGFFSGIIKNWLMNNNSFNLYQQAPALVDNILATLPVTRMSPREETYDSVSGKISPCSQSVSMVCALTGLPNK is encoded by the coding sequence ATGGTGCGTAAAAAGAAAGCAGAGGCTCAACAGACCCGTCAACAGCTGATTGAAGCGGCTATCGGGCAGTTTGCGACGCGCGGTGTGGCAAACACCACGCTGACGGATATCGCGGATGCGGCAAAGGTGACACGTGGTGCCGTCTACTGGCATTTCAGCAGCAAAGCAGAAATATTTAATGCGATTTGGGAACAGCAATTGCCGCTTCGTGACATCATTCGCGACAGACTTTCTCTTTCCGCCAATGCTGACCCATTGTTAATGCTTCGTGAGCAATTCATCACGGCGTTGCAATATATTGCACATGAGCCACGCCAGTGTGCACTTTTACAAATTTTGTATCATAAGTGTGAATTTGCCAGCGATATGATTTCAGAGTATGAAATCAGGAAGCGCATTGGCTTCAACGATGACGCTCTGCGTGCGACGCTGGAAACGTGTATTTCGCGAAACATTATTTCGGCGCAGATGAATGTGGATTTAACGCTGATTGTGTTCCATGGATTTTTTAGTGGAATAATTAAAAACTGGTTAATGAATAACAACAGTTTTAATCTTTATCAGCAGGCTCCCGCTCTGGTCGATAACATCCTGGCGACACTCCCTGTTACGCGAATGTCGCCACGTGAAGAGACTTACGACTCAGTGTCGGGCAAGATCTCTCCCTGCTCGCAAAGCGTCTCAATGGTCTGTGCGCTGACAGGTTTGCCTAACAAATAA